From one Phocaeicola salanitronis DSM 18170 genomic stretch:
- a CDS encoding MATE family efflux transporter, translated as MSQKGTASELGTQPIGKLLTQYAVPAIIAMTASSLYNMIDSIFIGHGVGAMAISGLAITFPLMNLAAAFGSLVGVGASTLVSVKLGQKDYTTAQHILGNVVSLNVLIGIGFTILSLLFLDPILYFFGASEATIPYARDYMIVILLGNVVTHMYLGLNSVLRAAGYPQKAMFATIMTVVINTILAPIFIFVFHWGIQGVALATVLAQIIALTWQIKLFCRKNELLRLKKGIYRLQNHLVQNIIGIGLAPFFMNIAACMIVILINKGLKLYDGDLAIGAFGIVNRISFLFVMIVMGLNQGMQPIAGYNYGARQYGRVNQVMKITVIAATIVTTTGFLVGELIPELVAKAFTTDQTLIDLSARGLRITVMFFPIIGFQMVTSNFFQSIGMAKKAIILSLSRQVMILIPLLLILPLFWGADGIWFSMPISDLAASIIAAIMLYRQFKLFKQKAIA; from the coding sequence ATGTCACAAAAAGGAACCGCTTCCGAATTAGGCACACAACCTATCGGCAAACTATTGACGCAATATGCCGTCCCTGCCATCATCGCCATGACGGCTTCTTCACTTTACAACATGATAGACAGCATCTTCATCGGGCACGGTGTAGGCGCTATGGCCATCTCCGGACTTGCCATCACATTCCCCCTGATGAACCTTGCCGCCGCATTCGGCTCGCTGGTGGGGGTAGGTGCTTCTACGCTGGTTTCGGTGAAGTTAGGGCAAAAAGATTATACTACCGCCCAGCATATCTTGGGCAATGTCGTATCGCTGAATGTCCTTATCGGCATCGGATTCACGATTCTTTCCCTCTTGTTCCTCGACCCGATTCTATATTTCTTCGGAGCGAGCGAAGCGACCATCCCTTACGCACGCGATTACATGATTGTCATCCTCTTGGGCAATGTAGTGACACACATGTACCTGGGGCTGAACTCGGTGCTCCGCGCGGCGGGTTATCCGCAAAAGGCGATGTTCGCCACAATCATGACCGTCGTAATCAACACCATCCTTGCTCCGATATTCATCTTCGTGTTCCATTGGGGCATCCAGGGAGTGGCGTTGGCTACTGTACTGGCGCAAATCATCGCCCTGACATGGCAAATCAAGCTTTTCTGCCGGAAAAACGAACTGCTCCGCCTGAAGAAAGGCATTTACCGCCTGCAAAACCATTTGGTGCAGAACATCATCGGCATCGGGCTGGCTCCGTTCTTCATGAACATAGCCGCCTGCATGATTGTCATCTTAATCAATAAGGGATTAAAGCTGTACGACGGAGACCTTGCCATCGGAGCGTTCGGTATCGTGAACCGCATCAGTTTCCTCTTCGTCATGATTGTCATGGGGCTGAACCAAGGCATGCAGCCCATAGCCGGATACAACTACGGCGCACGCCAATACGGACGCGTGAACCAGGTAATGAAAATCACCGTGATAGCCGCCACTATCGTAACGACAACCGGTTTCCTGGTGGGCGAACTGATACCCGAACTCGTGGCAAAAGCCTTTACCACCGACCAGACCCTGATAGACCTTTCGGCACGCGGGCTGCGCATCACGGTAATGTTCTTCCCCATTATCGGATTCCAGATGGTCACGTCAAACTTCTTCCAAAGCATCGGCATGGCAAAAAAAGCCATCATCCTTTCGCTAAGCCGGCAGGTGATGATACTTATCCCGCTCCTGCTGATTCTCCCGCTCTTCTGGGGTGCGGACGGCATCTGGTTCAGCATGCCCATCTCCGACCTTGCAGCCAGCATCATCGCCGCCATTATGCTCTACCGCCAGTTCAAGCTATTCAAACAAAAAGCAATAGCCTGA
- a CDS encoding metallophosphoesterase family protein encodes MTRIGLLSDTHGYWDERYLKYFEPCDEIWHAGDIGSMEIIERLEAFRPLRAVYGNIDGHDIRLIYPETNRFTVDGADVLMKHIGGYPGRYDTSVQKILYANPPKLFISGHSHILKVKFDPKLNLLHINPGAAGKYGFHKVRTLIRFSIHEGNFSDLEVIELNG; translated from the coding sequence ATGACCAGAATAGGACTTCTATCGGACACACATGGCTATTGGGACGAACGCTACCTGAAATACTTCGAGCCGTGCGATGAAATATGGCATGCAGGAGACATCGGCTCGATGGAAATCATCGAGCGCCTGGAAGCGTTCCGCCCTTTGCGCGCCGTATACGGGAACATCGACGGGCACGACATCCGCCTGATATACCCCGAAACCAACCGTTTCACGGTAGACGGAGCCGATGTCCTGATGAAACACATCGGAGGCTATCCGGGCAGATACGACACTTCTGTACAGAAGATTCTATACGCCAACCCTCCCAAGCTCTTCATCAGCGGACATTCTCATATTCTGAAAGTTAAGTTCGACCCGAAGCTGAACCTGCTCCACATCAATCCGGGAGCGGCGGGGAAATACGGCTTCCACAAAGTACGGACATTGATACGGTTTTCCATCCATGAAGGTAATTTTTCTGACTTGGAAGTTATAGAATTAAACGGATAA
- the xseB gene encoding exodeoxyribonuclease VII small subunit, with translation MATKKETYTEAMKRLEAIVAQIESNELDIDELADRLKEAQRLIKYCREKLYKADAEIKKMLEEGTDDEKSTD, from the coding sequence ATGGCAACAAAGAAAGAAACTTATACCGAGGCAATGAAGCGTCTGGAAGCAATTGTGGCGCAAATTGAGAGCAACGAACTGGATATAGACGAGTTGGCGGACCGGCTCAAGGAAGCCCAGCGTCTGATAAAATATTGCAGGGAAAAGCTCTACAAGGCGGATGCCGAAATCAAAAAGATGCTCGAAGAAGGGACAGATGATGAAAAAAGTACCGATTAA
- a CDS encoding DUF975 family protein, whose amino-acid sequence MTKPYSELRAEARAALSGKWMMAALVTLIYLAVCGGLSNIPYVGFLLVLLFGMPVAYGFMVLFLDVFRGTGAVELEKLFAGFKDYTRIMGTMVLMAVYTMLWSLLLIVPGVIKSYSYALTPFILKDDPQLKYDAAIEKSMRMMEGHKMKLFVLDLTFLGWILLGIITCGLGLLWIEPYMVMAHAAFYETLKKEQVTEEPAVEV is encoded by the coding sequence ATGACAAAACCTTATTCAGAACTGAGAGCGGAAGCTCGTGCAGCGTTGTCCGGCAAATGGATGATGGCTGCATTGGTGACATTGATTTATCTGGCCGTTTGCGGAGGATTGTCCAACATTCCCTATGTGGGCTTTCTCTTGGTGCTTCTTTTCGGTATGCCTGTGGCATACGGATTTATGGTGTTGTTCCTTGATGTTTTTCGGGGAACGGGTGCGGTCGAACTTGAAAAACTCTTTGCGGGTTTTAAAGATTATACCCGTATCATGGGTACGATGGTTTTGATGGCAGTCTATACTATGTTGTGGAGTTTGCTATTGATTGTGCCGGGTGTCATCAAGAGCTATTCGTATGCGCTTACTCCTTTTATATTGAAAGACGACCCTCAACTGAAATATGATGCGGCAATAGAGAAGAGCATGCGGATGATGGAAGGGCATAAGATGAAGCTTTTCGTGCTCGACCTGACTTTCCTTGGTTGGATTTTGCTGGGTATCATTACATGCGGATTGGGGCTTCTTTGGATAGAGCCTTATATGGTCATGGCCCACGCCGCTTTCTATGAGACGCTGAAAAAGGAACAGGTAACAGAAGAACCTGCAGTGGAAGTATAA
- a CDS encoding branched-chain amino acid aminotransferase, which yields MKEIDWANLPFGYMKTDYNVRCYYRDGKWGELELCSEETLNIHMAATCLHYGQEAFEGLKAFRGKDGKVRVFRPQANAERLQSTCRGILMPELPTELFCEAVRKVVKANERFIPPYESGAALYIRPLLIGTGAQVGVHPASEYLFVIFVTPVGPYFKGGFATNSYVIIREFDRAAPLGTGTYKVGGNYAASLRANKMAHDAGYACEFYLDAKEKKYIDECGAANFFGIKDNTYVTPLSTSILPSITNKSLMQLAEDMGLKVERRPIPEEELETFEEAGACGTAAVISPIERIDDLENHKSYVISKDGKPGPISEKLYHKLRAIQYGDEPDPYGWVMMVD from the coding sequence ATGAAAGAAATCGATTGGGCTAATCTGCCGTTCGGGTATATGAAGACAGATTACAACGTACGTTGCTATTATCGCGACGGGAAATGGGGAGAATTGGAATTGTGCTCGGAAGAGACATTGAATATCCACATGGCGGCTACTTGCCTTCATTACGGGCAAGAAGCGTTCGAAGGGTTGAAAGCGTTCCGCGGCAAAGACGGCAAGGTCCGTGTATTCCGTCCGCAAGCCAATGCAGAACGTTTGCAAAGCACATGCCGGGGTATTTTGATGCCCGAACTTCCGACGGAGTTGTTCTGCGAAGCTGTACGCAAAGTGGTGAAAGCCAACGAACGTTTCATTCCGCCTTACGAAAGCGGTGCGGCTCTTTATATCCGTCCGTTGCTTATCGGGACGGGGGCACAGGTAGGCGTACATCCGGCAAGTGAATATTTGTTTGTGATATTCGTCACTCCGGTAGGCCCGTACTTTAAAGGAGGCTTTGCTACGAACTCGTATGTGATTATCCGTGAGTTCGACCGCGCTGCTCCGCTCGGTACAGGTACATACAAGGTGGGTGGAAACTATGCAGCCAGCCTGCGTGCCAACAAGATGGCGCATGATGCGGGTTATGCGTGCGAGTTCTATCTCGATGCAAAAGAAAAGAAATACATCGACGAGTGCGGTGCAGCCAACTTCTTCGGCATCAAGGATAATACGTATGTTACTCCGCTTTCTACTTCTATCCTGCCGTCCATTACCAACAAGAGCTTGATGCAGCTGGCAGAAGACATGGGCTTGAAGGTAGAACGCCGTCCTATCCCCGAAGAGGAACTGGAAACGTTCGAAGAAGCCGGCGCGTGCGGTACGGCTGCGGTCATCAGCCCGATAGAACGTATCGATGATTTGGAGAACCACAAGTCGTATGTCATTTCGAAAGACGGCAAGCCGGGCCCCATCAGCGAAAAGCTCTACCACAAGCTTCGTGCCATCCAGTATGGCGACGAACCCGACCCGTACGGATGGGTGATGATGGTGGACTGA
- a CDS encoding ISAs1 family transposase, producing MEIISILRTIKDPRRDHLRAHSFECIFYIAMAAVIGGAESWYEVADFGKMHESFFRSRIKDFKCVPSHDTFNRVFSLLSPSELENGFRTWIREICGKYRGLVSIDGKEIRGAREEKSGGSFESLRIVSAWASANGVSLGQEKVSDKSNEIKAIPLLIKALDLEGCIITIDAIACQHEIVSTIIDAKADYLISVKKNQKKLYETIEGWFSDIDIYGNNIDGIGHIPQTRYRYSITEESSHGRFERRVCQVYNNGVLSKVLKWKGVNSVVCLTNTKKYIKSGKTTVERHYYITSLPLDSERITETIRSHWSIENNLHWQLDVSFNEDSQKKKKNAAQNFSLLNKIAMTQLKNNKRKASLKGKRKMAGWSDEFLAELLDAPWQNDEIK from the coding sequence ATGGAAATCATCTCAATACTCCGTACAATAAAGGATCCCCGTCGTGATCATTTAAGGGCACACAGTTTCGAGTGTATATTTTATATCGCAATGGCAGCAGTCATCGGCGGTGCGGAAAGCTGGTATGAGGTTGCCGATTTTGGTAAGATGCACGAGTCTTTCTTCCGCTCACGTATAAAGGACTTTAAATGTGTCCCTTCTCATGACACTTTCAATCGTGTATTTTCCCTTCTTTCTCCCAGTGAACTCGAAAATGGCTTTCGTACCTGGATACGTGAGATTTGCGGCAAATACCGTGGTCTTGTATCCATAGACGGTAAAGAGATACGCGGTGCACGTGAAGAGAAGAGTGGCGGCAGTTTTGAATCTCTGCGTATAGTAAGTGCTTGGGCGTCAGCCAACGGTGTCTCTCTAGGCCAGGAAAAGGTAAGTGACAAGAGCAACGAAATAAAGGCAATCCCTTTATTGATAAAGGCTCTTGACCTTGAAGGCTGTATAATTACCATTGATGCCATTGCCTGCCAGCATGAAATAGTAAGTACAATCATCGATGCAAAAGCTGACTATCTTATAAGTGTAAAGAAGAACCAGAAGAAACTTTATGAAACGATAGAAGGTTGGTTCTCTGATATTGACATATATGGAAACAATATTGACGGAATAGGTCATATACCTCAGACAAGATACAGGTACAGCATAACGGAAGAGAGTTCACATGGGCGCTTCGAGAGACGTGTATGTCAGGTATATAACAATGGAGTCCTGTCTAAAGTCTTGAAATGGAAAGGTGTAAACTCAGTGGTATGTTTGACTAATACGAAAAAATACATAAAGTCAGGAAAGACCACAGTGGAGAGACACTACTACATAACATCCCTGCCATTGGATTCTGAACGTATAACTGAAACTATCAGAAGCCATTGGAGTATTGAGAACAATCTTCACTGGCAGCTTGATGTCTCATTCAATGAGGACAGTCAGAAAAAAAAGAAAAATGCGGCACAGAATTTTTCACTACTCAACAAGATTGCCATGACACAACTAAAAAACAACAAGAGAAAAGCAAGCCTTAAGGGTAAAAGAAAAATGGCGGGATGGAGTGATGAGTTTCTTGCAGAACTTTTAGATGCACCATGGCAAAATGATGAAATCAAGTAA
- a CDS encoding AraC family transcriptional regulator, whose amino-acid sequence MIRLKDGFSGERALVLPQMTVKMMEEDPLLSMLHITDIGYYPKAHYHFRERKEPINQYVFIYCVSGKGWYRAGGQEYAVAENQYFILPAGIPHAYASDEANPWTIYWIHFKGALASCYAEGVLHPMDVLPEKQSRISDRIRLFEEMFNTLQSGFSMENLRYVSSLFHYYLGSLRYIHSYRNANTDKVAEGDAVNESIHFMKENLEKHLALNDLAEKAGYSSSHFSMLFKKQTGYAPLAYFNLLKIQEACLMLDTTDMKINQICYKVGMEDAYYFSRLFTKLMGMSPSEYREMKKG is encoded by the coding sequence ATGATACGGTTAAAAGACGGATTCAGTGGCGAACGGGCGTTGGTGCTTCCGCAGATGACGGTAAAGATGATGGAAGAAGACCCGCTCCTTTCCATGCTGCACATTACAGATATAGGCTATTATCCGAAAGCGCATTATCATTTCCGCGAGCGGAAAGAGCCTATTAACCAGTATGTGTTTATTTATTGTGTGAGCGGAAAAGGATGGTATCGGGCAGGCGGGCAAGAGTATGCTGTAGCGGAAAACCAGTATTTCATCCTCCCTGCAGGCATTCCGCACGCATACGCTTCTGATGAAGCGAATCCTTGGACAATTTACTGGATTCATTTCAAAGGCGCATTGGCTTCTTGTTATGCAGAAGGCGTTTTGCATCCGATGGATGTGCTTCCGGAAAAACAATCGCGCATCAGCGACCGTATCCGTTTGTTTGAGGAAATGTTCAATACGTTGCAGTCGGGGTTCAGCATGGAAAACCTTCGTTATGTGTCTTCGCTTTTCCATTATTATTTGGGGTCGTTGCGCTATATCCACTCGTATCGGAATGCGAATACGGATAAGGTGGCAGAGGGAGACGCGGTGAACGAATCCATCCATTTTATGAAAGAGAACCTGGAGAAGCATCTTGCCTTGAATGACCTGGCGGAGAAGGCGGGCTATTCGTCTTCGCATTTCTCCATGCTTTTCAAGAAACAGACGGGATATGCGCCCTTGGCTTATTTCAACTTGTTGAAGATACAAGAGGCATGCCTTATGCTGGACACTACGGATATGAAAATCAATCAGATTTGCTATAAGGTAGGCATGGAGGACGCTTATTATTTTTCGCGCCTGTTTACGAAACTGATGGGAATGTCGCCCAGTGAGTATCGGGAGATGAAGAAAGGATGA
- a CDS encoding DUF4377 domain-containing protein has product MTIKNLSFVLLMVLSFIWGGCDNEDTSGDSYADIIMQVSETTVWESVWGSNVPMEYMLVKEPSDTEWQRLVMGSIEGFEYVQGHAYELKVRKTTLANPPQDGMNCTYRLIEILSDTQPDTPVTPEEWPEEAKFKLKMVQLTPFMYLDTPLAAPFDLLTFRILDHRDEYTPFGNPEFLQYYDSIVMSSPVMPDTYPILQRKKGDSGTSESYTSQWNSYFFEKSDFLISLKGYKDGEVKYEYTIEQIMRERDFLGIDWERGSIAVANPQTHTIYCVLDTRYEFLLTNTQQRNNTPFVEIRVAAASHLIDAEKLQRQGAGLRWLLTKYLEKTAETAASFKTLPEDASIVETYGNDTTRVALLHIEGDDFHEECYYLIAEPK; this is encoded by the coding sequence GTGACAATCAAGAATCTTTCTTTCGTTTTATTGATGGTCCTAAGTTTTATATGGGGCGGTTGTGACAATGAAGATACTTCAGGAGACAGTTATGCGGATATCATCATGCAGGTATCCGAAACAACGGTTTGGGAGTCCGTATGGGGAAGTAATGTTCCAATGGAATACATGCTTGTAAAGGAGCCGTCTGATACGGAATGGCAGCGTCTTGTCATGGGCAGCATCGAAGGCTTTGAATACGTGCAAGGACATGCCTACGAATTGAAAGTGCGCAAAACCACTCTCGCCAATCCACCGCAGGACGGGATGAATTGCACTTATCGGCTGATTGAAATACTAAGCGATACACAACCGGACACACCTGTCACGCCCGAAGAATGGCCCGAAGAAGCAAAGTTCAAGCTTAAAATGGTGCAACTGACTCCGTTTATGTATTTAGATACACCGCTGGCGGCACCCTTCGACTTGTTGACATTCAGAATACTCGACCATCGGGATGAATACACTCCCTTTGGCAATCCGGAGTTCCTGCAATACTATGATTCGATTGTGATGTCGTCTCCGGTCATGCCTGACACCTATCCTATTCTTCAACGGAAAAAAGGTGATAGTGGAACGTCTGAAAGCTACACATCGCAATGGAATTCGTATTTTTTCGAGAAAAGCGATTTCCTGATATCGCTTAAAGGATACAAGGACGGCGAGGTGAAGTATGAGTATACAATTGAACAGATTATGCGTGAAAGGGATTTTCTCGGTATAGATTGGGAAAGAGGAAGTATTGCGGTTGCCAACCCACAGACTCACACCATTTATTGTGTACTTGATACCCGTTATGAGTTTCTGTTGACCAACACCCAACAGCGCAACAATACGCCTTTCGTGGAAATCAGGGTAGCGGCCGCATCCCATCTTATTGATGCCGAAAAGCTTCAAAGGCAAGGAGCCGGCCTGCGCTGGCTGCTGACAAAATATTTGGAAAAAACAGCCGAGACAGCCGCCAGTTTCAAGACATTGCCCGAAGATGCCAGCATCGTGGAAACTTACGGCAATGATACTACACGTGTAGCGCTTCTTCATATCGAGGGTGATGACTTTCATGAAGAATGTTATTACTTAATCGCCGAACCGAAATAA
- the xseA gene encoding exodeoxyribonuclease VII large subunit yields the protein MEHTPLSLYELNALVRQSVRLSMPDAYWVQAELSDVRTNYSGHCYLEFVQKDPKSNALLAKARGIVWSNVFRELKPYFERETGQAFVAGLKVLVRVTVDFHELYGYSLTVSDIDPTYTLGDMAKRRREILQRLEEEGVLTLNKELELPELTQRIAVISSPTAAGYGDFCDQLERNAFGFVFYTKLFPAVMQGEQVEASIIRALNRINAGHGRWDVVVIIRGGGATSDLSGFDTYELATNCAQFPIPIITGIGHERDDTVIDKVAHTRVKTPTAAAEFLINHLRKTADRLETYASFFYQEVPEWLGQQKERLERWVARIPARVQMRIQNEGFRQERLVKRVHLAWQARMMRETYRLQLDGRLNVALQSRLQREGGRLQLLEQQVRAASPELLLQKGYSITLKNGKAVTDASALHPGDEVVTRVAKGEFKSKVL from the coding sequence ATGGAACATACTCCTCTATCTTTATACGAATTGAATGCCTTGGTGCGCCAAAGTGTCCGCTTGTCCATGCCCGATGCGTATTGGGTGCAGGCGGAGCTGAGTGATGTGCGGACCAACTATTCGGGGCATTGCTATCTGGAATTTGTACAGAAAGACCCGAAGAGCAATGCCTTGCTTGCCAAGGCGCGGGGCATTGTCTGGAGCAATGTATTCCGTGAGCTGAAGCCTTATTTCGAGCGGGAAACCGGACAGGCATTCGTGGCAGGGCTGAAAGTGCTGGTAAGGGTAACGGTGGATTTTCATGAGCTTTACGGCTATTCGCTTACGGTTTCCGATATTGACCCCACGTATACGCTGGGGGATATGGCAAAGCGGAGAAGAGAAATCTTGCAACGCTTGGAAGAAGAAGGCGTGCTTACATTAAATAAGGAGTTGGAATTGCCCGAACTTACCCAACGCATTGCCGTGATATCTTCGCCCACGGCGGCGGGGTATGGAGATTTTTGCGACCAGTTGGAGCGCAATGCCTTCGGTTTTGTGTTTTATACCAAATTGTTTCCGGCGGTGATGCAAGGCGAGCAGGTCGAGGCTTCCATTATCCGTGCCTTGAACCGGATAAATGCCGGGCACGGGCGTTGGGATGTGGTAGTGATTATCCGTGGCGGAGGAGCGACGTCTGACTTGTCGGGTTTTGACACGTATGAATTGGCTACCAACTGTGCCCAGTTCCCTATACCTATTATTACAGGTATCGGGCACGAACGGGACGATACGGTGATAGATAAGGTGGCGCATACACGGGTAAAGACTCCTACGGCTGCTGCCGAGTTCTTAATCAATCATTTGCGCAAAACTGCCGACCGGTTGGAAACTTATGCTTCGTTCTTCTATCAAGAGGTTCCTGAGTGGCTTGGCCAGCAAAAAGAGCGGCTGGAGCGATGGGTGGCACGTATTCCGGCACGGGTGCAAATGCGCATCCAAAACGAAGGTTTCCGCCAAGAACGGCTGGTGAAGCGTGTCCATCTTGCCTGGCAAGCCCGTATGATGAGGGAAACTTACCGTTTGCAACTCGACGGACGGTTGAATGTGGCGCTGCAATCCCGCCTGCAACGGGAAGGCGGGCGGCTTCAGTTATTGGAGCAGCAAGTCAGGGCGGCTTCTCCCGAACTTTTATTGCAAAAAGGATACAGCATAACCTTGAAGAACGGGAAGGCCGTGACCGATGCATCCGCATTGCATCCGGGTGATGAAGTGGTGACCCGTGTGGCGAAAGGAGAATTTAAGAGTAAAGTATTATAG
- a CDS encoding cytidylate kinase-like family protein, whose amino-acid sequence MNDYYVINLGRQLGSGGKEIGEKLAKDLGIAFYDKELINLASKESGLCKEFFEKADEKASQGLLGGLFGTRFPFITEGAYPYNSYLSNDSLFKIQSDVIRHLAEKQSCLFVGRCADYVLRDHPRCANVFVSASPQARIERLTKRLNISEEKAEEIMEKADKKRSSYYNYYSYNTWGAAATYHLCIDSSVLGIDRTVEFIKSFVKQKLQLP is encoded by the coding sequence ATGAACGATTATTATGTAATTAACTTAGGCAGGCAATTAGGAAGCGGCGGAAAGGAAATCGGCGAAAAGCTGGCGAAAGACCTCGGCATCGCCTTTTATGATAAAGAATTAATCAACCTCGCTTCGAAAGAAAGCGGGCTTTGCAAGGAATTCTTCGAAAAAGCCGATGAAAAGGCATCCCAAGGACTCTTAGGAGGCTTGTTCGGGACACGGTTCCCCTTCATAACCGAAGGAGCCTATCCGTATAACTCCTATTTGAGCAACGATTCCCTGTTCAAGATACAGAGCGATGTCATCCGGCATCTTGCCGAGAAGCAATCGTGCCTCTTCGTAGGAAGGTGCGCCGACTATGTTTTGCGAGACCACCCGCGATGCGCCAACGTCTTCGTATCGGCTTCGCCCCAGGCACGCATCGAACGCCTGACCAAACGGCTGAACATCAGCGAGGAGAAAGCCGAAGAGATTATGGAAAAAGCCGACAAGAAACGTTCCTCCTATTATAATTATTACAGCTACAACACGTGGGGAGCCGCCGCAACCTATCACTTATGCATCGACTCGTCCGTATTGGGCATTGACCGAACGGTGGAATTCATCAAATCATTCGTGAAACAAAAACTGCAACTTCCTTAA
- the rfbB gene encoding dTDP-glucose 4,6-dehydratase, giving the protein MKTYLVTGAAGFIGANYIKYILAKHEDIRIVVLDALTYAGNLATIAKDIDDERCFFIKGNICDRNLADQLFSEYKFDCIINFAAESHVDRSIEDPQLFLQTNILGTQNLLDAARRAWVTGKDEQGYPTWRRDVRFHQVSTDEVYGSLGEEGYFTEETPLCPHSPYSSSKASADFIVLAYRDTYKMPVTITRCSNNYGPYQFPEKLIPLVIKNILEGKRLPVYGKGTNVRDWLYVEDHCKAIDLVVRNGQNGEVYNVGGHNEKQNIEIVRLIISTIRQIMETKPEYRKMLKKKELDENGQIRIDWINESLITFVKDRLGHDQRYAIDPSKISHDLGWLPETKFEDGIVKTVHWYLDNQEWVKNVTSGEYQSYYENMYKNR; this is encoded by the coding sequence ATGAAAACTTATTTAGTTACAGGAGCTGCCGGATTTATCGGTGCCAATTATATCAAATACATACTTGCTAAACACGAAGATATACGGATTGTCGTATTGGATGCATTGACATACGCAGGCAATCTTGCCACTATCGCCAAAGACATTGATGACGAGCGTTGTTTCTTCATCAAAGGGAATATATGCGACCGCAATCTTGCCGACCAGCTGTTTTCCGAATACAAATTCGACTGCATCATCAATTTTGCCGCCGAAAGCCATGTAGACCGGAGCATCGAAGATCCGCAACTGTTCCTACAAACCAATATCCTGGGAACACAGAACCTGCTGGACGCTGCCCGCCGTGCATGGGTCACGGGCAAAGACGAGCAAGGCTATCCGACATGGAGACGCGATGTGCGCTTCCATCAGGTATCGACCGATGAAGTATACGGTTCGTTGGGTGAAGAAGGATATTTTACCGAAGAAACTCCGCTCTGCCCGCACAGCCCGTACAGTTCATCTAAAGCCAGCGCCGACTTCATCGTGCTTGCTTACCGCGATACGTACAAAATGCCGGTGACCATCACCCGGTGCTCTAACAACTACGGTCCGTACCAGTTCCCGGAAAAACTGATTCCGTTAGTCATCAAGAATATCCTCGAAGGCAAACGTCTCCCCGTGTATGGAAAGGGAACGAACGTGCGCGACTGGCTCTACGTAGAAGACCATTGCAAGGCTATCGACCTGGTGGTACGCAACGGACAAAACGGAGAAGTGTATAACGTAGGCGGACACAACGAAAAGCAGAACATAGAAATAGTACGGTTGATTATCAGCACGATACGTCAGATAATGGAAACCAAGCCCGAATACCGGAAGATGCTGAAAAAGAAAGAACTGGACGAAAACGGGCAAATACGCATCGACTGGATAAACGAATCTCTGATAACTTTCGTCAAAGACCGTCTCGGACACGACCAGCGTTACGCCATCGACCCGTCCAAGATATCTCATGACTTGGGCTGGCTTCCTGAAACAAAATTCGAAGACGGCATAGTAAAAACCGTACACTGGTATCTCGATAATCAGGAATGGGTTAAAAACGTCACAAGCGGAGAATACCAAAGCTATTACGAGAACATGTACAAAAACCGATAA